One genomic region from Quercus robur chromosome 4, dhQueRobu3.1, whole genome shotgun sequence encodes:
- the LOC126723490 gene encoding putative disease resistance protein RGA1, with product MKMGATTSTSSSCYFPLSQLQYLKLYSVNNLESLPEEWLRNLVSLRKLEIYKCDGLISRPWIANLTSLQFLTFWECPNLTSLPQGIRSLTSLTELKITDCPLLRQRFKRQIGEDWSIIAHVPCVILDYENQQEETIFSELNTNSFVPLHSAF from the exons ATGAAAATGGGAGCAACCACATCAACCTCCTCCTCATGctactttcctctctctcaattaCAATATTTGAAGTTATATTCGGTCAACAATTTAGAATCTCTTCCAGAGGAGTGGCTGCGAAACCTCGTTTCTCTTCGAAAACTCGAAATTTACAAATGTGATGGACTCATATCTCGCCCTTGGATAGCCAACCTCACATCACTACAATTCCTCACATTTTGGGAATGTCCCAATCTAACATCACTTCCTCAAGGGATTCGTAGTCTCACCTCTTTAACAGAGTTGAAAATTACTGATTGTCCCCTCTTACGGCAAAGATTCAAGAGGCAAATAGGTGAAGATTGGTCCATCATTGCTCATGTCCCATGTGTGATTTTGGATTATGAGAACCAGCAGGAAGAAACAATTTTTTCAG AACTGAACACCAATTCATTTGTTCCTCTTCATTCTGCCTTTTGA
- the LOC126722457 gene encoding putative disease resistance RPP13-like protein 1: MAFEQGQLPENEAFISLVKEIMGKCAGLFPKDYVIDVETLIHLWTVQGFIKLSNRKQHVKDVDQEYFMELLWRSFFQDVKKDELGNIACCKMHDLMHDLATLVAGTESTMLTSSKENIGEKVRHVSFDLEDLLSNLEDSSRELPILMVKGMRIQTVLALSVGIELGKFTCDALVSNLNYLRTLDLSKLDLSVVSHSIGELKHLRYLDLSKNKDIEFLPNSNTKLLNLQTIKLSGCDSLKELPKGIKKLVNLRHLDTNCTKLTHMPLGLGHLTSLKILTRFFLKKGGFKASSYSWCKKKQARFGGGLSELKKLSNLGGSL; this comes from the exons ATGGCATTTGAACAAGGTCAACTACCAGAGAACGAAGCCTTTATAAGTTTGGTAAAGGAGATTATGGGGAAGTGTGCTGG ATTGTTTCCAAAAGATTATGTGATTGATGTAGAGACATTGATTCATCTTTGGACAGTGCAGGGTTTTATTAAGCTATCAAATCGAAAGCAACATGTTAAGGATGTCGATCAAGAGTACTTTATGGAATTACTTTGGAGATCCTTTTTTCAAGATGTAAAAAAAGATGAATTGGGCAATATAGCATGTTGCAAAATGCACGATCTCATGCATGATCTTGCAACTCTTGTGGCTGGGACGGAAAGTACTATGTTAACTTCAAGTAAGGAAAATATTGGTGAAAAGGTTCGTCATGTATCATTTGATCTTGAGGATTTGTTGAGTAATCTAGAGGATTCATCAAGGGAACTTCCAATTCTCATGGTTAAAGGAATGAGAATACAAACAGTTCTTGCACTTAGTGTAGGGATAGAGTTGGGTAAGTTTACTTGTGATGCGCTCGTTTCAAATCTCAATTATTTGCGCACATTGGATTTGAGTAAATTAGATCTAAGTGTGGTGTCACATTCAATTGGGGAATTGAAACATTTAAGATATCTTGATCTTTCCAAGAATAAAGATATTGAATTTCTCCCTAATTCGAATACCAAGTTGCTAAATTTGCAGACAATAAAACTCAGTGGCTGTGACTCACTTAAAGAATTACCCAAGGGCATTAAGAAGTTGGTCAATCTCAGGCATCTAGACACTAATTGCACCAAATTGACTCATATGCCCCTTGGACTTGGACATCTTACTTCTCTTAAGATACTAACACGGTTTTTCTTGAAGAAAGGAGGTTTCAAGGCAAGCTCTTATAGTTGGTGTAAGAAAAAACAAGCTAGGTTTGGTGGTGGGCTAAGTGAATTGAAGAAGCTGAGCAATTTGGGAGGAAGCCTATGA